CTTCACGCGGTTTGGCTTTGTTCACCCGCAGACGACGGCCCATCCATTCTGCTCCATCGAGAGCTTCAATTGCAGTATTTTCGTCTGCTTCATCCACCATTTCTACAAAGCCAAAACCGCGAGATTTCCCTGTTTCTCGATCTTGAGGAACAGTTGCGCGTTTGACTTTGCCATATTTTTCAAACACTTGCTCTAGGGCTTCAGGGGTAACCTCATAAGCTAAGTTACCGACATAAATCGACATGGAATGACTCCAACTTTAAACTCGGACAAAATTGATTTTCGGCAACATACCCGTCGATACAGAAGCCGCTCAAATCGAGATTTCTGTAAGGTAAAACAATGCACATAACCGAATTTGATTAACGACCGTTATTGTAGCATAGAATTGTTAATTGAGTTTAGTCGTTGTGAATACAATTTGGTTTTTTTAGCCTATCGGATGAACGATAAATCCACCCCTCCAAAGTTGGTACTTAAGGCAACATTCAAGTTTTCTAAGACCTTCACTAACCATAGAACTCCATCTTGAGAACAAGACTCGTAATGATTAAATAAAATCGCAAACCGTTTTTCCAGGTAAGGTTTGACTTTGCGACAGAGTAAGACAATTTTGAGTAATAACCCAACGGTCATGGTGGGCCCGACATTGGCAATGAGATCGATAAAGACAAAATGATTGGGTTTCTGTGGACTCTCGACCACCAGAAAATTTAACATTTGGTTACAAGTTCGTAGCAAGAGAAACTCACTAAAGTTTTCCTCATCACTATGGGGAATGGTATTTTGTAATTGCTTGTACAATTTATCATTAAACTGGTTACGGATATAGGCTGAATCAATCGAGGTTGGACTCAGATATTCATAAAAACTTTCTTTAAAAGACCGAAAGGATTGATTAGGTTGGGTTTGATCTAAAAAGCGTTGTGCTAAATCTCGATAGGTTTGTGAACCTTCTATTTTTCCGACAAATTGTTTGAGGGCGGCAAACAGTTCTCGATTGTTTAATAGGGTAGGATTCGGGACAGGGGACGGGATTTTTTTAGCTTCTTCTAGGGATGTCCGGCGGGCGATAGTTGCGAGTCGGATTTGATGGGCTGCATATTGAGATAAATCGAGTTCAAATTTGCGTTGTTTTTGCACTTGAATCATTTGAATCATCTGTTGATGTTCATAAGAACTATCTTCACTCAGTAAACAGTGTTTATAAAGATAGGGATAGCGAGGAATTAAGATTCTCAGGGGTTCAGAAGATTGAGTTTTATAATCTAATTCAGTCGGCTGATTAATCACCGCCACAAAGCGTTTTAAAGCGAAATACTGCTCACTTTTTGTAAATTCATAGACTAAATCCCCTAATTGACGAACGGTTTTAGAGTAAGAATAAACTTTTCGGATTTTAGAAATCGAGTCATCAAACAGTTGAATTAATTTATTAATTGCGCCTTGGCGTTGGGGAGAAGTATGCCAGCGATTAATTAAAATATAACAACAACGATTGAGAATATGATTAAAATCGTGGACTTCTAATTTAGAGATGACTAATTTATTTAAAGCTCTAGAAACTTCTAGATCAGGATATCCCGATCCTTCAATAAATAATAGATTCAGTCGCTCTATGAGTTGATACGGATCATCTATTTCAACGTGTTCAAGCAAGTGATCATAGATAATCTGCTCTTCTCGGACAGTGGATTTATTGAAAGAATTCATTAAGTTGCTGTTCATTTTTAATTACCCATCTGCTCAATTTGAGTTGCATTGTCTGGTGAAATCCTTTGATATTGATAAGCCCCTATCTTCACGTTCATCCTAGAGATTCTGATTCGATCAATTCTTTCTTTTCAATAGGGCACAGAAACGAGATCAATTTCTAGTATTGGGTCTAATAAAATTCGCCGAGGGAACCCTTTAAAACATGAATCAAACGGAAAAGTCCACAGAAACGGATTGGGTTAATCGATTGGGTGCTGAATTCAGACTGTTTTTTGTTCAATCCTCCTGACGAAACAGGACTGAGTTGAGCGTAAAATTTAGCTGATTCAGTTTTTCGCAACTTTCGGTTTTTCAAGGACTTGAAGACTCTGCACCCTGGGAAAATCTGTTTTAGATGGTGATTAAATTAGCGCTATTTTATAATACCATAACTGAGTAATCAATGATCATCAATTTTACACAGTTAGAGAATGTCTATCATCACTCTCGGCCAGGTTGCTAAAATCTTAGCGATTAACTTACCGTTTCAGTGTGACTTTACTGATTCTACATCCGTGATAGGGATCACAACGGATACCCGCAGCATTCAACCCGGAGAGGTGTTTTTAGCATTACAGGGGGAACATTTTAATGGCCACGATTTTGTAGAACAGGCCATCAACCAAGGGGCGATCGCTGCAATTGTCACACCGGATTTTGCCGAAACTCACTTTCATTTACCGCTTTTACCCGTTATTAATCCCTTAACAGCTTATCAAAAAATTGCCCGATGGTGGCGTGATCAATTTCAAATTCCGATCATTGGGGTGACAGGTTCCGTCGGGAAAACCACAACCAAAGAGTTGATTGCATCCGTATTAACCACTCAAGGCAAAGTCTTAAAAACTCAAGCTAACTATAATAATGAAATAGGAGTCCCCAAAACGGTATTACAACTAACAACTGATCATGATTTTGCGGTGGTCGAAATGGCGATGCGGGGTAAAGGACAAATTGCTGAATTAACCCAAATTGCTAGTCCGACCATTGGGGTGATTACGAATGTGGGAACGGCCCATATTGGACTATTAGGATCAGAACAAGCCATCGCTGAGGCGAAATGTGAACTATTGGCCGAAATGCCTAAAACCAGTCTGGCAATTTTAAATCAGGATCAGCCCCGTTTGATCAAGACCGCAGCAACGCTTTGGTCGGGAACCACGATCACCTATGGGTTAGAAGCAGGTGATCTGCGAGGAGAATTAATCGACGCCCAAACCTTGCGAGTCGAGGGAGTAAATTTACCCTTACCCTTACCGGGTATTCATAACGCTTCTAATTTTTTAGCTGCATTGGCCGTATTAAGGGGAATTTACGGTTGGGATCTGTCCCCTGAAACCTTGTATGCACCGTTTCTGGAGGGGATCACGGTTCAATTACCCGATGGACGGGCGAAACGCTATCAGTGGGCCGAAGATATTGTGATTTTAGATGAAACCTATAATGCTGGGTTAGAATCGATGTTGGCGGCGTTGCGGTTACTGGCCCAAACACCGGGAAAACGTCATATTGCGGTATTGGGTACGATGAAAGAGTTAGGCGAGCGCTCGCTAGAATTCCATGAACAGGTGGGGCGCACCGCACGGGAACTGAATTTAGAGGGATTATTTATTTTGGCAGATTTTGAAGCAGCAAATGCTTTAGCAACGGGAGCAGCAGGTTTACCTTTTGTGGAAATTGTGGATATACAAGCATCGAATGCTCATCAACAAATGGCTGAACAGTTGAAAGAGTTTATACAACCTGGCGATCGGATTTTATTCAAAGCGTCCCATTCGGTACAACTGAATCGAGTTGTAGAATTGTTATCGAAAAATTGAGTCTAAAACCCCTAAATATCAAGAAGAAAATAGCCCTAGGTGAAAATCAATGACCCAGGGTTTTA
This genomic window from Planktothrix serta PCC 8927 contains:
- a CDS encoding UDP-N-acetylmuramoyl-tripeptide--D-alanyl-D-alanine ligase — translated: MSIITLGQVAKILAINLPFQCDFTDSTSVIGITTDTRSIQPGEVFLALQGEHFNGHDFVEQAINQGAIAAIVTPDFAETHFHLPLLPVINPLTAYQKIARWWRDQFQIPIIGVTGSVGKTTTKELIASVLTTQGKVLKTQANYNNEIGVPKTVLQLTTDHDFAVVEMAMRGKGQIAELTQIASPTIGVITNVGTAHIGLLGSEQAIAEAKCELLAEMPKTSLAILNQDQPRLIKTAATLWSGTTITYGLEAGDLRGELIDAQTLRVEGVNLPLPLPGIHNASNFLAALAVLRGIYGWDLSPETLYAPFLEGITVQLPDGRAKRYQWAEDIVILDETYNAGLESMLAALRLLAQTPGKRHIAVLGTMKELGERSLEFHEQVGRTARELNLEGLFILADFEAANALATGAAGLPFVEIVDIQASNAHQQMAEQLKEFIQPGDRILFKASHSVQLNRVVELLSKN
- a CDS encoding RNA recognition motif domain-containing protein codes for the protein MSIYVGNLAYEVTPEALEQVFEKYGKVKRATVPQDRETGKSRGFGFVEMVDEADENTAIEALDGAEWMGRRLRVNKAKPREDNQGGGGGRRQSWGGDRNNSY